The Kiritimatiellia bacterium genomic interval CGACGGCCGCCATGTGATCCGCCAATGCGGTTTGCCGTGCGGTTCCATCCACTCGCGATGGTAGCGGGGCGGCGCGGCTGGCCGTACCCGATAGGGTTCGATCCAGGCGGCCGGCAGCCGAACGGCGTCCCTATGCGCAGCGGCGAACTCCGCCTCGATCGAGACCTCGTCCGGGTCGAAGGGATTGATCACACGAGGCCCGAACTCGAGCGCGGCGATCCAGGCTTGCCCAACGCGGGCGGTCGGCGGCGCATCGAGCCAGCGCAGGTCCGAAGCCGCCGCCGGCAGCGCGGCCAGCGCGCTCGCAATGACTACTCGCCGGACCATCGCACCACGCGTACACGGCCATCCGGACCGCGCCGGACCAACGCCTGTTCACTCAGAGCCTGGCGCGAGCCCCGAATACGGATACGCACACGGAACCATTCACTTTTCACATCAAGGTACGGTAGCAACCGCACCATACGCAGGGGGTCGGCGAGCACCACGAGACCCTCGATGGAGCGCAACGGCGCGGCGGACCGCAGCGCGATCACCGCGCGCGGCAGGTGCTGCTGCCCGCGCCCGAAAAGCACCGCCAACAGAGGTTCTGGCGCGCTGTTGAGGTTGACCGGCGTGACGCGGCGGTGAGGACCGGGAATCAGCGTGACCAGATCCCGCAACGGGAGGCGACGATCGGCGGGAATGGCGCCGAGCGAAGGATCCCGGAGCCAGTCGTCGGGGAACCCGGCAATCCACTGTAGCTCGGCCCACGACTCCAGCGGACGGTTGGGCGGCACGCGGCGCGGTACAAGTTCCGCATAGTGGGGCGCTTCCCGCGCGCCTTCGCGGTCTGCATCCATCCAGTCGCGCAGTGCGAGGATGCGGTCGGCGGGATCCGGATCGCCGGCGAGTCGAAAGAGGTCAGTGGCGATGTCCTCTGCGGGGCGGCGCGGTTGGGGGGAGGGTTCGGCGGAAAGGTTGTTCAGGTCCCAGCGCTGCTGCTCATCCTCGATCACGGTCTCGATGGCGTCGCCATCGGGCGTGCGACGGCGGTTGGGGCGGGCCCAGAGTTCGTCGGCGTGGTCGCAGAGTAGGTCGTCGTCGTCCGCGAGCCGTTGCAGGGCCTGCTCGAGTTCTGCGGCCGCGAGCGCACGCAGCCGCTCGCGTTCCAGCCGAGCGGCGGCAAGGGCCGCACGCCCGCGCGCTTCCGTGAGCGCGGCACCGAGCAACACGAGGACTGCGCCGAACACCGACAGCACAAGCACCAGCGCGCTGCCGTGGCGCGCAGCGCGGCGCCAGCCGGCGGAAGGGCGGCAGGGCATCGCCCGGCTCAGCGGCCGCCCCACCGGACGCGGTCGGTGAGGAAGAGCTGGTCCATGTTGTTCAACGGCAGGCCAGCAGTCAGCGGAAAATCGGTTGGCAGGCGGCCCTGCAGAATCGGGAACCAGTTCTTGTAGGGACCTGTCAGCAGCACGCGCGCGAAAGGCAGGTCGCGGGTGAGCGTAGTGAAGTACAGGCCGCGGATCCGGATGCCCTCGGTGACGCGGTAATCGTTCAGCTCATAGAACTCTTCGAGCGCGATGGGCACATAGATCGACACGCGATCGCCGTACCAGGCCGTCGCCCATGGCATGTCGGTACACATTGTCTCGCGCGGCTCCAGCAGACCGCTGACGAACTTCACAAATGCGGGCAGATAGGGCGGATACGGCAGGCCTTCCGCGGGCGGCAACAAGCCCGCCACGAACGGTATCGCGGAGAGTGCAACCACGCCTGCGGTCGCGCCGATCTGCGCAATGCGCAGCTGCCACTGGAGCCGGTCGAGCAAGACAAAGAAAAACGCCAGCGCATACGCTGCCATGATCGGCCAGAAGATGTGGAACAGCCTCATTGCCGACTCGAACACCGTGCCGACCAGCAACACCGAAAGCATCGCGATCGCGACTGCCCAGCGGAACAGGCGAGTTTCCCGTCGGACAAAGCGAAACAGAAAGGTCGCGAAGAAGAGCGGGTAGAGCAGTCCTTCGCCCTGGCGGCCGAGCTCGAAGCGGTAGATCTCCGTGAACCGCCGGACGGCCTTCGCGGTCACCGCCTGACGAATCGCACCAAAGGTCAGCCGCGAGTTCATGGTGCGGTCAATCGCGTCGCCCTCGGAGAGCTGGCTGTTGTACAGCGCCGTGCGGGGCGCATCGCCCCACAGCGTTCCGGTGACGCGCCAGTTGCGGTACAACCAGGGGGAAATCGTCGCCAATGCAATCGCGAGAAAGGCCGCCGGCGCCAGCACGCGGCGCCGTAGCGAAAACGCCAGGTGCGCGGCCATGCCGGCCCATAGCGCGAGCGCGGCGTAGCGGGTGAGCGCGGCCGCACCCGCGAACACCGCCGCCAGCACCAAGAACAGCGCACCGCGGCGCGGCGCAGCCTCCTCGCCGAACGCGTCGGTGCAGCGCAGCAAAAAATACCAAGCGCCCAGACCGAAGAACCAGACCACCGGCAGGCCGAGCCCGGAAAGGCTGTCCTCCCACATCATCCGGCTGAGCAGGAACACAATCGTGGTCAGGCGAGCGATGCGCGCGCTGAAAAGCCGGCGTGCAATCCGAAACACGAAAAAGGCGGAGAGCGCCACAAAGAGGTGGTTCAGCGGAACGATGCACCACTGCTCCGGGGTGAACAGCTCGCCGGGGCGGGCACCCCCCGCAGAAAACGCCGCACGCGCCGGCGCGAACACCGCCGCCAGCAGCGCCGGATAGAGGGGCGGATGGCGTGTGTCGGGATACCTCTCCACCGACAGCCGGCGCCCCCGCGCCTCCATAA includes:
- a CDS encoding general secretion pathway protein GspK — its product is MPCRPSAGWRRAARHGSALVLVLSVFGAVLVLLGAALTEARGRAALAAARLERERLRALAAAELEQALQRLADDDDLLCDHADELWARPNRRRTPDGDAIETVIEDEQQRWDLNNLSAEPSPQPRRPAEDIATDLFRLAGDPDPADRILALRDWMDADREGAREAPHYAELVPRRVPPNRPLESWAELQWIAGFPDDWLRDPSLGAIPADRRLPLRDLVTLIPGPHRRVTPVNLNSAPEPLLAVLFGRGQQHLPRAVIALRSAAPLRSIEGLVVLADPLRMVRLLPYLDVKSEWFRVRIRIRGSRQALSEQALVRRGPDGRVRVVRWSGE
- a CDS encoding glycosyltransferase family 39 protein, encoding METKPVEVKIQDLIYNIDVGIGLRIVQTVLALLAMGFVVLWFTAVRFRGLKEAEAMELAQLGHNLLRHRSMITQCIRPGTMQFMEARGRRLSVERYPDTRHPPLYPALLAAVFAPARAAFSAGGARPGELFTPEQWCIVPLNHLFVALSAFFVFRIARRLFSARIARLTTIVFLLSRMMWEDSLSGLGLPVVWFFGLGAWYFLLRCTDAFGEEAAPRRGALFLVLAAVFAGAAALTRYAALALWAGMAAHLAFSLRRRVLAPAAFLAIALATISPWLYRNWRVTGTLWGDAPRTALYNSQLSEGDAIDRTMNSRLTFGAIRQAVTAKAVRRFTEIYRFELGRQGEGLLYPLFFATFLFRFVRRETRLFRWAVAIAMLSVLLVGTVFESAMRLFHIFWPIMAAYALAFFFVLLDRLQWQLRIAQIGATAGVVALSAIPFVAGLLPPAEGLPYPPYLPAFVKFVSGLLEPRETMCTDMPWATAWYGDRVSIYVPIALEEFYELNDYRVTEGIRIRGLYFTTLTRDLPFARVLLTGPYKNWFPILQGRLPTDFPLTAGLPLNNMDQLFLTDRVRWGGR